The genomic window acatttctcagcctccctttGTTGTGGGCGGGACCATGTAACTGAGTTCTGGCCAAGAGAATATGAACACACATGATGAACAGTACTTCTAAGCCTGgccacaaaaaaaccaaaaacaacatgCATTTGCTGAGTTTTTTTATTCCCTGTGCTCCTGAAGTGCAGATGACACACAGGTTTGTCTTCAAAGCCATAGAGTGAAGATTGCAACCATGACCTCAGGCAGAAAGAATTGATTGTGGAGGGCAGAAATCTTTCCATCTCTACTTCAGAAATCCTCACTTGTACTTTACCTGAGTGAGAACCCTTCTATGTGTGACCTGACTACAGCACTACCAATCCATTGTAGCCAGTTCACTTTATGAATTTGTGAATTTGTGGCAGGCTTCTGTTGAAGTTACCAGTCCTTGTGTAGGAAACTCACAGAGGAAAGAACCTGTGTTTTCATCTTTCAACCCTAAGTCAGAAATCATAGGAAGAAATAATGCAGTAAATGTAGGAATACCTTTATTGGTCAGAGATAGCTCATTGAACAGTGAGAATAAAGTAAAACCTGATAAATACCTATTGTGTCCAAATTTTCAACTGAATGTCTGACTTTGTGTCTATCAGAGAATTTCTCATTAAGGGAAAACTATCAGGTTAGGTAATGTGGATGAAAATTTCAGATAGAAATGGTactgtattgaaaaaaatttttgaactaGACGACCATTGGTTCTCTGCTGCGGGTGATTTTGCCTACAAGGGGATATTTGGCAACACTAATGGTACTAGCATGGTGTCAATTCTGCCTTTTTCTATACAAGGTAGTTATAGGGCCCATGAAGATTCTAAGGGGTAGAGAAATAGGCTCCACCTTTCGATGTAAGAGCACCTTAAATAGTATGTGGGATGGGACATAGTAGTGTGGCCGTCTTTAGAAAATGCAATAGGACACTGTCCACTTTATGACCACCGAGTTCACATTGCTCACACATGTAATCTGTACTATACAATTAAAGGACCTCAGTTTATAAAGCTGTTTAGCTCAAAATGTAGGACCTCATCATCTGTATCTGGTCTACATGCACATAGTCTTTTTGGACACAGTCCCTTGTCTGTGACTTAGTCTGAAAGCCTAGGACCTGATGTGACTAGTTATGTGCCCTGCACACACTCAACACACAATGGTAGCACAGAGATGAGGGATTCACCGATGGTCCATTAAAGGGAGAGGAACTGGGAGGCACTTAGCCTCCCATACACAGAAACTGAAATCTGGCAGGGCACACCATCAGTTCCTTAATTAGGATGCAGCGATTCTGGGAATGACGTTAGGGCTCTGGATTCTGCACTCCGTCACCTCTCTTCTGCATGACCTAgcctgatttatttattcattttgctgtCTAGTTTCTTCAGTTCTGGTTCCTGCCCAGAGGGCTCTTCTCATTTGAACTGTTTCTAAAACTTGTGTTTCAAATTGATTTCATGCCTTTAAGAAAGTTTTTGGATTTCTGATAAATTATAATGTAGTCCACTAGGTGAAAGCCACCCCTATATTTCTGGAACAGGATCCACTCCACCTCGAACTGAGAGATGTGGGGACAGTGCTACTATTTATCATCTGTCGTAAGGGTTTACAAGGCACACTCTTTAGAGTCTCAAGAAAAGGGTCTTAGAGCAACACCCTTGGTCTGAGATTCGCTCTGGTGCTCCATTTTGCCGGTAGCATCCTGATTGTGACCTGTAGCCTGCATTCATTTCATACTTCAGGGATCTTTATTTCTGACTGGAGACGCTGGGAAGGAGGAACAGTTTTATTTTCACACCTAGGTAGTCCTGGCCCCTTGGTGTTTTGTCTAGATTGTTCTCTAAAACTGAACGATTTCTTTTAGCTCCTCTGTCTCTACCTATACCTATGGTAAGTGACTCTACCagctatggatttttttctttttgtctcagcTAGAAACCCACCCTTGGTGGCTCTACTATGTGATGCTGGGACTACATTTCTCTTATTCCAGCTGACACAATCTCTGGGTTTCCAAAGAAAGGGCCTGGAGGGAGATTGCAAGGCAGAGCAGGAAGGAGGATCTTCTTCCTTGGCAGATATCCGTGTGgttgtgagcaggggtggggaaggttcTGGTCCTGTTTCTCTGTCTAGAACTTTAGTACAGTGAATAGTATTTGAACATACCCTAAAGTGCTTTAAACATTTCACTGGTAAGTATTAAAGAAGGTACCTTCTATTCCTagattttacactttttaaatttaaataggtgttggattttgtcaaaggccttttgtGCTTCTGTTGAAGTAAGCATGTgtctatttaattaaaaaatttttttaatctttatttttgagagagggagacagacagaaggagagcaggggagaaatagagagagagggagacccagaatccaaagcaggctccaggctctgaaccgtcagcacagagcccgatgtagggctcgagcccacgaaccatgagatcatgacctgaaccgaagctggacacttaaccgactgagccatccaggcgcccctcatgtgtctttttttattgtgaatcACCTGAAGCTGCAAACTTAGCTGAACTGCTGCTATTCAAGGTGATTATTTCCATTGCTACTCAGGGGAATGTACTAATTTCCAGGCAATGCAGGAGTTGTTCTGATAAGGTGTAACCAATTCATTTATGACACAGGTCTGATTAACTCCATGTCAGAAAACTGGGAGATTTATGCCTGGTGTCTCTAACTGACGGAGTAATTTCCCACCATGTCACATTCCCCTGTTCTTCCACAGAAACAGTACTCTCCAGGGAGCCTGTCTGGACCTCTCTGCAATCCCACCACGTTACTGTCCTACCTGGATGTGGGAGTCTTTCAAGACAAGGAATCTCTTCCTACTTCATTCACCGTATTTTGGCTCAGGAGCACTGCTGCCCTTTATTGGGTGAGTGCATTTTCATGGAGTCTTAGGTGATTGACTCCCAGCACACAGGATTTCTAAGACACTATGTTCTTGTGACAGGTGTCGGTTACATATTTTGTGCCCAGGAAGGCACAAACTACACTTGGCCtccaattatgttttttttttttttttttttttctcagctaaTCAGTGGAGACTGTGGGCAAGGGACTGACTGGATGAGAACCCCTAGCACCTCCATCCCCACTGTTGAGATTTCTGGGATTCGGTTTACTTCAGGCCTGAAtaaggaattaaagaaacaatcaCACTGTGGCTTTGCAGACCTGCATCCTTCTGCCTGGGAACCCAGTACAGTGTGTTAAGTCCTAGAAAGGAGCAGACCAGAGACTATGAGGGTAGGGAGTCCTGCTGTGGCCCTCTGGCTGAGGCCAAGGCTTTACACAGTCTCAGGGGCCAGACAAGCCCTACCCCCTCTGCATAAACTCAGCTGAGGCAGTTGTACTGAAATAGTGCCTTTATTTCCTGAAGTTCATGGAATATGCTCCAAGGCAAAGAGAGTCCTGGCCTAGGAGGGCATAGTATGGCCTTGCTTGGTGGGCAGCCCTGGGTCTTTCTCCTTGCTGACTCCTAGGAGCTTAGGATTGGCCTGTGGGAGGTCAGAGTCTGAGGAGGGAAATGTCCATGTATCCCTGTGCCCACACCCTCCCTGGGACCTGCCTCTTCccactccacactgccagcccctgcatttctgtcttctttgtgcCCTGTGGGAGCACCCTTCCCCAAAGACCATCCTCTGAGGACTCTCGATCCCCTTCTTTGCCTTCCTGCACCCAGCTCCTTGCATGAGCTATTTCTGCTCCCTGCCACCCAACCCAGGGCTCACAAGTTCTCCTGGGCCAGCCCCTTCATCTTGTTTGCTTTGGGCTTGAGCAGGGATCTGCACCCCAAGCGTTTCCAGCTCTTCCTTAAGCCTGGACAGACAGAGGTAGGGTaggagtgtggggagggggaaggggaggagaaaggacaaGAGGCTGTGAAGAGACCAGGAGACAGGCTGAAAAGGGAGCAGAGATGCCTCAGCCACCTTCCCCTAGAGGACTGGGGGGAGGGCCTCCACACGCACCTCTGCCTCTTTTGCTGTAGCTGCTGGCACTTCTGCTGTAGCTGTTCATGGTGCTGGGCAGCAGCCTCTAGGAGCTCCTGGGCCTTCCTGTTCTCCTCTTCAAACATATGTCTGAGGGGGTTGGGCATCAGCACTggcatctccctccctccaccccagtccctgtccctgtcctgctCGTCTTACACTGCAGCTGCTGCCTCCTGGCTGCGGAGAAAGAGCCCCTCAGCAGTGGTCGAGCAACCGTCAGCCCCAAACTGGGAACACAGACGATGCTTCACGTCCTCCAGCTTTGCTTCCACGAGCTTCTCTGCGGCAGGAAGGGACAGATAAGCAGGGCAGTGCAAGGCAAATCAGGGCCTCCCCAATCTCCAGGCCTCACCTTCCCTGAGCAATTGCTCCTTGCTGCTGTCCAGGGCGCCAATCTCCTGGGCCATCTGCTCTGGTCTCTGAGTAGGTAGAAAGGAGGCCTGTGCATGTGTTTCGGCCTACCCCCATGCACCTCAGACAAGCCTACCTGGATCTGGTCTTTACTCAGCCTGCCTCCCTTCCTACTACTCGGGCCCTCTGGGCACACAGGGCACgttccagcctcagggcctttgtactggCCATCCTCTCCACCTGGAACTGTCTCACCCCAGACACCTGTGATGCTGTGCTTGAGAGGCTCACGAGGTGGTTAACGTTCGGTAATCTTGGAAGCTTTGACGTGAGGCAAGCATTTATTACAGGGGATCCTAAAAGCATCACTAACCAGAAGTGTTCCCTGGAGAATCATTTACTAGCCCTGCATTGCCGTTTCTCTTCCCCTTATGTGGCCTCTTCAATGaacctctctctctatcccaacgtctgttctctctgcccctttcactTGGTATCTAGGATCCCCAAGGGGCAAACACCAGTCTGCTTGGTTCCCCGCTGTCTGCCCTGTGGCAGTCATGGCTGCAAACACATTCATGGATCTTCTCTATGGATAACCTTTCCTGACTTCATCAGGGCTCCTCCTGGTCACTGCAGGGccctgggggagcagcagagagggcgGGCAGGACCAGTGAAGAGGATGACACCGGGTGGCAGTGAGGGTGGGGATAAAGCACTGAGTTGAGGGCCATTTTGACGTTACGCCACCAAGGCTGGCTCAAAAGCCAGTGAGAGGAAGGAGGCCTGCGGCGTGACCTTCAGTTTGGGGCCAGGGACTCTTAGGGAAGATGTGTAAGGTGGGAGGAATGGCTGTGAGTGACTCACGTGGAACTCCCAGAGGTCCTTGTGCTGGCCCATCAGATCCTCCAGCTGTTCCTCAAAATCCAACCTGGGGGCCGGCCACACAAGATGAGGGACCATTGGCTGAGacacccctccccagccaggcCCAGGCCAGGGGTCTTCATGTACAGACCATGGGAGGCTTGCCCATGTTCTTTGCTTGGCAGGGAGCACCTTCCCCACCTTGACCTTCCAAACCTCAGGTCAGCCAGCTCCTCTTATAACCCCCATCCCTGATATTACCTGCACCTACAACCCATCCTCGCACactgccccctcaccccccacctgATTGGAGCACTGGGCTTCACCTCAGTtgcctctgtttgttcttctcGTCCTCGATCTGGGAGTTCAGGGCAGAAATTCGCTCCTTGCACTCCTGCAGCATGGTCTGCTTCCTGCGAAGAGGCAAAGCAGCCCTCAGTCATGTTCTCTGAATGTCTCCCCAGGATGGGGCTGGGTGGGGCTTCTGCCTCCTCTTGGGGTGTGTTGTAGCCTTCTAAATTGAGGTCCTTCTCTAGTAACTTCATGGGTTGGGGCATGAGCATGTGCCCCCTGGGAATAGTGTAGTCACCGGGGCATGGTCAActgcgaacacacacacacacacacacacacacacacacacacacacacacatctcatcCCAATTTCCCCACACAGTTCCAGTCTTGGTATGCCAGGGCTCAGTGACTCTGGTCACAAAATTAGCTAAACCAATGTTCAGGAAGTGGAGAGGTGGATTCACAAATTCTGAGGTGGATGGAAGGGTCCCGATGAATAGAGAGAGACGGAATGGCTTGATGCCTCAATGAAGGGACAGATGAGTGGACAGACAGCCAAGGGGCCTATTTTGGGAAGAGTGACAGgcacagaagaaaaaacagcCAAAGGAATTTGGTATTCTAGCAAACGAATGATTATCCCAGTGAGTGAGAGTGTTCTTAACACTACTGCCTACTGTTGGGTCCAAGGTGGGAAGACACGCATCTGACCTCTCCATTTTAAAAACGGAGGAAATGAGAGCTCTGGGTCCATG from Acinonyx jubatus isolate Ajub_Pintada_27869175 chromosome D2, VMU_Ajub_asm_v1.0, whole genome shotgun sequence includes these protein-coding regions:
- the SYCE1 gene encoding synaptonemal complex central element protein 1 isoform X6, which encodes MEMMKKLQKAGSLEPRVEVLINRINEVQQAKKKASEELGEARTVWEALQKEMDSLSGEEVRLKETLNKKQETLRILRLHCQEKESEAQRKQTMLQECKERISALNSQIEDEKNKQRQLRLDFEEQLEDLMGQHKDLWEFHRPEQMAQEIGALDSSKEQLLREEKLVEAKLEDVKHRLCSQFGADGCSTTAEGLFLRSQEAAAAVHMFEEENRKAQELLEAAAQHHEQLQQKCQQLQQKRQSLLSFLLPFPLPTLLPYLCLSRLKEELETLGVQIPAQAQSKQDEGAGPGELANPKLLGVSKEKDPGLPTKQGHTMPS
- the SYCE1 gene encoding synaptonemal complex central element protein 1 isoform X1, whose product is MAGRLGPPSAERVGATDPAEKAGGQAKSSQKIEDLMEMMKKLQKAGSLEPRVEVLINRINEVQQAKKKASEELGEARTVWEALQKEMDSLSGEEVRLKETLNKKQETLRILRLHCQEKESEAQRKQTMLQECKERISALNSQIEDEKNKQRQLRLDFEEQLEDLMGQHKDLWEFHRPEQMAQEIGALDSSKEQLLREEKLVEAKLEDVKHRLCSQFGADGCSTTAEGLFLRSQEAAAAVHMFEEENRKAQELLEAAAQHHEQLQQKCQQLQQKRQSLLSFLLPFPLPTLLPYLCLSRLKEELETLGVQIPAQAQSKQDEGAGPGELANPKLLGVSKEKDPGLPTKQGHTMPS
- the SYCE1 gene encoding synaptonemal complex central element protein 1 isoform X2 gives rise to the protein MAGRLGPPSAERVGATDPAEKAGGQAKSSQKIEDLMEMMKKLQKGSLEPRVEVLINRINEVQQAKKKASEELGEARTVWEALQKEMDSLSGEEVRLKETLNKKQETLRILRLHCQEKESEAQRKQTMLQECKERISALNSQIEDEKNKQRQLRLDFEEQLEDLMGQHKDLWEFHRPEQMAQEIGALDSSKEQLLREEKLVEAKLEDVKHRLCSQFGADGCSTTAEGLFLRSQEAAAAVHMFEEENRKAQELLEAAAQHHEQLQQKCQQLQQKRQSLLSFLLPFPLPTLLPYLCLSRLKEELETLGVQIPAQAQSKQDEGAGPGELANPKLLGVSKEKDPGLPTKQGHTMPS
- the SYCE1 gene encoding synaptonemal complex central element protein 1 isoform X7, which encodes MEMMKKLQKGSLEPRVEVLINRINEVQQAKKKASEELGEARTVWEALQKEMDSLSGEEVRLKETLNKKQETLRILRLHCQEKESEAQRKQTMLQECKERISALNSQIEDEKNKQRQLRLDFEEQLEDLMGQHKDLWEFHRPEQMAQEIGALDSSKEQLLREEKLVEAKLEDVKHRLCSQFGADGCSTTAEGLFLRSQEAAAAVHMFEEENRKAQELLEAAAQHHEQLQQKCQQLQQKRQSLLSFLLPFPLPTLLPYLCLSRLKEELETLGVQIPAQAQSKQDEGAGPGELANPKLLGVSKEKDPGLPTKQGHTMPS
- the SYCE1 gene encoding synaptonemal complex central element protein 1 isoform X4; this translates as MAGRLGPPSAERVGATDPAEKAGGQAKSSQKIEDLMEMMKKLQKAGSLEPRVEVLINRINEVQQAKKKASEELGEARTVWEALQKEMDSLSGEEVRLKETLNKKQETLRILRLHCQEKESEAQRKQTMLQECKERISALNSQIEDEKNKQRQLRLDFEEQLEDLMGQHKDLWEFHRPEQMAQEIGALDSSKEQLLREEKLVEAKLEDVKHRLCSQFGADGCSTTAEGLFLRSQEAAAAVHMFEEENRKAQELLEAAAQHHEQLQQKCQQLQQKRQRLKEELETLGVQIPAQAQSKQDEGAGPGELANPKLLGVSKEKDPGLPTKQGHTMPS
- the SYCE1 gene encoding synaptonemal complex central element protein 1 isoform X5, whose product is MAGRLGPPSAERVGATDPAEKAGGQAKSSQKIEDLMEMMKKLQKAGSLEPRVEVLINRINEVQQAKKKASEELGEARTVWEALQKEMDSLSGEEVRLKETLNKKQETLRILRLHCQEKESEAQRKQTMLQECKERISALNSQIEDEKNKQRQLRLDFEEQLEDLMGQHKDLWEFHRPEQMAQEIGALDSSKEQLLREEKLVEAKLEDVKHRLCSQFGADGCSTTAEGLFLRSQEAAAAVHMFEEENRKAQELLEAAAQHHEQLQQKCQQLQQKRQRLKEELETLGVQIPAQAQSKQDEGAGPGELTLTSHRPILSS
- the SYCE1 gene encoding synaptonemal complex central element protein 1 isoform X3; amino-acid sequence: MAGRLGPPSAERVGATDPAEKAGGQAKSSQKIEDLMEMMKKLQKAGSLEPRVEVLINRINEVQQAKKKASEELGEARTVWEALQKEMDSLSGEEVRLKETLNKKQETLRILRLHCQEKESEAQRKQTMLQECKERISALNSQIEDEKNKQRQLRLDFEEQLEDLMGQHKDLWEFHRPEQMAQEIGALDSSKEQLLREEKLVEAKLEDVKHRLCSQFGADGCSTTAEGLFLRSQEAAAAVHMFEEENRKAQELLEAAAQHHEQLQQKCQQLQQKRQSLLSFLLPFPLPTLLPYLCLSRLKEELETLGVQIPAQAQSKQDEGAGPGELTLTSHRPILSS